In Parasegetibacter sp. NRK P23, the genomic stretch TATAACAGCCAGGATGTTGGCTTGGAAGCAGCCATTCATTTAAAGAGTGCGTAACAGCTCACTGGTCGAGGGTTCAGGCACGGAAAATAATCGGGCATCAAACTATCAACCGAAGCTCTAGATTCGTGCTTGCACGAGTGGTAGGGGAGCATTCTGATCTGCGTTGAAGGTGTACCGCGAGGTATGCTGGAGCGTTCAGAAACGAAAATGTAGGCATAAGTAACGATAAAATAAGTGAAAAACTTATTCGCCGAAAGTCTAAGGTTTCCTGATCAACGTTAATCGGATCAGGGTTAGTCGGGTCCTTAGGCGTACCCGAAAGGGGAAGCTGATGGCAAGTTGGTTAATATTCCAACACCTGCTTATTATTCGATGGGGTAACGAGGAAGTGAAAGGTCCGCGATCTTACGGAATAGATCGTTAAAGCGTGTAGATATATTTTTATCAGGTAAATCCGGTGAGAATGTCGAACGTGATAGTACCGCGATGCTTCGGCAAAGTGGATAGTGACCCTAATCATGCCTCCGAGAAAAACCTCTAAGGTTCGTATTAAGCAGCCCGTACCGTAATCCGACACAGGTAGACGAGATGAGTATTCTAAGGCGCTCGGGTGAGCCGCGGAGAAGGAACTAGGCAAATTGACGCTGTAACTTCGGGATAAAGCGTACCGCAGCGATGCGGTCTCAGTAAAATGGTTCAACCAACTGTTTAACAAAAACACAGGGCCCTGCAAAATCGTAAGATGAAGTATAGAGCCTGATACCTGCCCGGTGCCGGAAGGTTAAGGAAGGATGTTCGGAGCAATCCAAAGCTTCTGACTGAAGCCCCGGTAAACGGCGGCCGTAACTATAACGGTCCTAAGGTAGCGAAATTCCTTGTCGGGTAAGTTCCGACCTGCACGAATGGTCTAATGAGTTGAACACTGTCTCCTCCGCGAGCCCGGTGAAATTGTAGTATCGGTGAAGATGCCGGTTACCCGTCACGGGACGGAAAGACCCCATGAACCTTCACTACAACTTTGCATTGTTTTTGAGTCACAGATGTGTAGGATAGTTGGGAGACTATGAAGCGGCCTCGCCAGGGGTTGTGGAGTCATCGTTGAAATACCAACCTTCTGTTATTTAGAATCTAACCCTGAGAAGGGGACATTGCATGGTGGGTAGTTTGACTGGGGTGGTCGCCTCCTAAAAAGTAACGGAGGCTCGCAAAGGTTCCCTCAGTACGGTTGGTAATCGTACGGAGAGCGCATTAGTAAAAGGGAGCTTGACTGTGAGGCGTACATGCCGAGCAGGTGCGAAAGCAGGCTAAAGTGATCCGGTGGTTCTGTATGGAAGGGCCATCGCTCAAAGGATAAAAGGTACTCTGGGGATAACAGGCTGATCTCCCCCAAGAGCTCATATCGACGGGGAGGTTTGGCACCTCGATGTCGGTTCGTCACATCCTGGGGCTGGAGAAGGTCCCAAGGGTTCGGCTGTTCGCCGATTAAAGTGGCACGTGAACTGGGTTCAGAACGTCGCAAGACAGTTCGGTCCCTATCTGTGATGGGCGTTAGTAAATTGAGAGGACGTGACCTTAGTACGAGAGGACCGGGTCGTACGTACCGCTGGTGAATCAGTTGTGCCGCCAGGTGCAGTGCTGAGTAGCTATGTACGGAAAGGATAAACGCTGAAAGCATCTAAGCGTGAAACCTACCTCAAGATGAGTTTACTTTTAAGGGTCGTGGAAGACTACCACGTTGATAGGCTACAGGTGTAAAGGTGGTAACATCAAAGCCGAGTAGTACTAATTGCCCGTAAGCTTTAATTTTTTATTGTTTTCTTGTTTGGTTTATAACTTTCCCAATATGTACATTATTGTCTCGTAAGAGACCATCTTCTTATGGTGGTTATTCCGAGGGTGTTCACCTCTTCCCATTCCGAACAGAGAAGTTAAGCCCCTCATGGCCGATGGTACTGCACCACAATGCGGGAGAGTAGGTAGCTGCCATATTCATTGAAAGCCTCGTTGTAAAACGGGGCTTTTTTTTTGTGCCTGCCGGAAGGGGAAGTTATTGCACTAACAGCTTTTTCTTTTGTGTCGTGTTCACGCGGGCGTGTTAGCAAAATGCTCACTTTTACCTCTTCGCATTAGATATTTTTTTTCTCGTAGCTGCTTTGCTCTTCGCAGCGTACTGCTTTTTTTCATGCGAAGACACACTGCTTCGTGCCTCGCAGGAGCAAGGACGCAGGAGGCGGTTGAGGTTTTGAAGAGCTAGGTGAGCTTGTTTGGGGATGAGGGATATTTTCTCGCAACGACGCTACGGCGCAAAGCCTTAAGTACTGGGCAGGCCGGTAGTGCCACAGAGAGGTATGTTTACCTTACATGTAAAAGTTTTATGTTTCTTTAAATGGGGGATAATTTATGCCGCTTTAAATCAACTCTTGAATTAAGCCATCCTGAAAACTGTTATGATACATATAAATAGCCGCGGGAACAGAAAGGCGCAAACTACCTGGCAGCAGCCCCGAAACGACACTCACACCTTAATCAACCAGTTCCAATAAAACAGCCACGTTGCGTCTCTGCGCCGTTGCGAGAAAATATCCCTCCAAAACGAACTCCCACTCCCCAGCAGCCTCCAAACCTCAACCGCTTCTCGCGTCCTTGCTCCTGCGAGGCACGAAGCAGTGTTTCTTCGCGTGAAAAAAAGTAGTTAACTGCAAAGCGCGAAGCAGTTGCGGGAAAAAAACTGCAGTACGAAACGAAAATCAACAAAGCAGTCGCGCGAAATACTCAAACAAAAAAAGTCTCCCCAATGGNNNNNNNNNNNNNNNNNNNNNNNNNNNNNNNNNNNNNNNNNNNNNNNNNNNNNNNNNNNNNNNNNNNNNNNNNNNNNNNNNNNNNNNNNNNNNNNNNNNNTGGGTTCCCTGACTTTTCACATTGATTAAGCTAAATTATTACAACAACACAAACATACGAGACGCAAGGGAGCAAGGACGCAAAGCCAAGATTATATTTCACCTTGTTGATTTGCAGAATTCCAGCCTGATACGTTACAATAGTTATTATTAAAGAGGAGGCGCATTATTGATGATGCGCCTCCTCTTATTTACATATAGTCTCTGCGTGTCCGCAAGCAATCAAGGCCGTTGCACCGTAGCGCCGTTGTGTGAAATAAACCCTTCGCCATAATTAACGCTTCTAAAAATAAAACAGCTCTTTGCGTCCTTGCTTCTTTGCGCGCCTTGCGTGTTTTTTTTTTGCCACGACGCCACGCATTCATCAGAAAAGCGCCCGTAAACTCGCTCTTCCCACGTGCACTGTCCGGCTCTCGCCCGGCTTCCTTCCTTCATATTGAAAATTCAGTTCCAGGTTATTTGATAACCGTTTGGTCAGCTCCAGGTTCCAAAGCATGTTGTTGCCTGGGAGTAAGCCATCGAGCAGAATGTATCCTACAGTGGAGTTGGTGCCGGCGGCCGGATCTTTGGTGGAATAACTGATCCGGTTGTAGGTGAGTTTTCCCCCGATCGATCCGTTCTGCAGCACATTGTATTTTAGTTCGGAAATCACCGATTGACTGAACGCTTTTTCATTGAAACCAATATTGTTTTCTTTCTCTTCCATTTTGTAACTGAGCGAGAGCCGGAGGCTGGTTTTCCTCGTAAAACTTGCCCTGGGTTCGATAGAAGCGATGCCGATCCTGTAGTTTCTGTTCTCGAACTTCGGGGTAAAAAGAACATTTTCTCCTGAGCGGGTTGTAACATCCAAAAGCAGTTCCCGGCTTACGCTCCACCGTGCTTTTAGGTTCCATTCTTTCAGTTCCCTGCTTTCAAAACCATACGTGAGCACCGATTTGTTTTCGTTGCTCAACCGGCTGATGTCCATCCCCCAGCGCGTGGAGAAACGGTTGAAAGAAAGCGTATTCGCAAAAATGGATTGCAGTGTAATCAATGACGTATCCTCTACCGCGCCAACAAACGGATTGAACTGGGTGATGCCGCTGGCGATCTCTTTTTTATTGATCTGAAGGGAGGATTGCCAGTTGAACCGCGCCACAAAACCTTTTAGTCCTTTTTGCTGCGATTGGTTCCAGATGGCCCTGGGCTGGATGTTGACACTGTAGTTGAACGTGGTGTAATTGGCTTTGATGAATTCGTTGGTGGGTGTATAAATTCTGATAAAACGCATCTGGTCGCGGAACTGTGCCAGTTCAAATTCGTTGAGCTGTGGGATACCGTCTCCGTTGTAATCGTTCCAGGTGTATTCACCTTGTCCGGCGGGCACTTCAAGGTAGGTAAAATCGCGGCGTTGTTCCTGCCCGGAACCCAGTTCGTACAGCACATTCCCCGTTACCAGTCCTTTCCATTCGCTGATGCTGTATTCTGCCCTGCCTAGCAAACTTTTATCCGGAAGCGTACCTGTTAGCAGGGGGCGCTGTACCTGCAAGGTTCGGTAGGTAAGATTCATGCGGAACTGGTGCCTTTCATTTCCCATTAATTCGGTACCGATGTTAAAGTTATGGCTCCGGTCGGTTTGAAGCAGTTCTTTGCCTGCCGGGATCTTGTCTTTTCTTGTAAAATAGCCGAGGTTCCAGCGGTTGGCCTTTTGTTCATCTGAACGCAGGTAAGCCTGCACCGTCTCAAAAAGAAAACTCAGTTGCGAGAGCGTGTCGGCTGTTTTATCGCGCTGCCGGTTCTCTTCCCTGGCATAGTTTGCCCCCAGGGTAATGTTCCTGATTTTACTGAATGTCCTGGAAACATCTATGGTTGGACGAAGGAAATAACCTTTTGTGCGTGCCGCTTCCGCCTTTGTATATTCAAGTTTAACATTGGTTCGGAAGTTCTTCCAGTTGCCCATCTGCAAAACCGTATGTCTTGCACCTGAGAAATTATCGGAACGGTGATAAGTATTCAGTTGGTAACGAACATGGTTACCCGCACTATCCCGGAGTTCCAGTGCCGCGTTGGCGAGTTGTTCCGTTGCCGGCGCCTCCAGCAGGTTAAGTCCCCAATCGCGCGTAAACTCTACATTCCGTAAACGTTCCACCGGTTTAAAGTTCATGTCCACATATTCATACCCTGCTTCGCTTAACAAGGAATGTTTCCGTTTCCCGCCGATTTTTCTTGTGTTATTGACGCGAAACTTTGCGGCGAAACCCTGGTCGTTGCCTTTGTCTTTTGCCGAGAAAGTATTTACATCGTACCTGCTCATGGCCAGATCTGTGTTCAGTACCGTGTTGGTGGAAAGGATGTAATCCGCGCCAACCGTCACTACCTGCTGGGCTTTGGGCGTAACGAGGTAAGTCACCGGAGCATAGGAACCTTGCGAGATGCCGTTCACCGGTTGTATCCATCTGTATACTTTTCCGTTCGCGCCGTTGAAATCGGGTTCATAGTCACCATTTCCGGGACCTACTGCGAGAAAACCCAAACTGTATTTGGTGCCAATCGTTGTGGTATCGTAAACATAGATGGAATCGGTCCTGTTGTCGAAGGTGGTATCGATTTTTGAGTAGAGGATTTTTCCGGCGGAAAAAGTATCTATGGAAGACACGGGATAGAACGCCTTCTGAATACTGTCGCCCAGGTCGCTGAGAAACTGCTTTTGCGGAACGTCAAGGGTTTGGTTGATGGGAGAATTTTTAGCATCGCTGTTGTTGAAGGCGCCGAGCCGGAGGGTGAGCCTGTTGTTCGGTTTCCATTCATCGTTGAGGTAAAGATTCGCGTTCAGGAAGTTGCGGTCGGCATATTCGAATTCCACCTGAATCCTTTTGTCTTTGGTGATCATTCGCTTCGGGGTGAAGGAAATTTCGGCAGTGTTGTAATTGATGACGTAGTCCTGGTCTTCGCCGCGTTGCAACAGTTCACCGTCAATAAAAACGCGTTCTGTTCCGGCGAGGATCACGAAGAAGAATTCGTTGTTGGCGCCCTGCAACCGGTAAGGGCCCTGGTTGCCTTCAAGCCCCTGGAAGATGTTACGGGTGAATTTTCCTTTCGCGATGGAGCCGGATACGAGCACATTGTTCTGACCACCGTTCTTTTGGTGTTGTGTATGTTCGAATGAGATACCCTGAAGCCTTTTGTAGAAGTTCAGGAAATAGTTTTTGTTCTGCCTGATATCGATATCCCCGAGGTTGAGTTGCCAGTCTTTTTTGGAGAACCGTAACCAGATGCGGTCAAATTCATTGAGTTGCTGGGTGTTCCCATCGGGTTGAATGGGAATATTGTTGTCTGTAATGGCTGCGGCGATTTCAACACTATCCCCGAGGTAACCACTGAGCTGCAGGTTCAGGTTGGAGTTCACCACGGCATCCTGGGCGTTCCCGAAAGAGATGCCTCTTCCGAAACTGCCGTTGTAGTTCAGGTTACCAAAATTGAAAAGATCGTTTTCTTTTCGTCCGAAATTATTGCTGTTGAAAACGAACGGTTTTCCTGCGATCCTGTCGCTGATGCTGTCGAAGCTGTGTTGTCTTATGGGTGCGTTTAGTTTAATCCCGAAAGTTCTGTATTCCACCCAGACACTATCGGATAACGGAGTTTGTTTCCAGATAAGGATGGCGTTCACCTCATCCAGTATATAGGCATCCACTCCTACTCCACTGATTTTGAAAGTATTGGGAATGATACTGAAAGGATCGACCTTGCAAGGCGTGGTTACGACCGGGATTTTCTTTTTACGGAGATTGGTACCCGAAGGCGCTTGCGCTTCCAGCAACTGGACGCACAGCAAGCCTATCACAAACAGTAGTACCCGGTTTTTCAATCCTCTCAGAATAAGTTAGGTATAAATTTAAACGAAAATAACTGAGAAGGATTGTGAAGCCCATGGGTTAAACCAGGGCTTCACCGTACATTTCGGCGCGCAGGGTTTGCACGCGTTCGTCCTGCAGGTATTCATCGAAGGTCATGAGCCTGTCGATGATACCGTTCGGGGTCAGTTCTATGATCCTGTTGGCGGTCGTTTCCATGAAAGTATGGTCATGACTGGTCAACAGTACGATTCCTTTGAATTCGATACATTGTTCGTTAAAGCTCTGGATACTTTCCAGGTCGAGGTGGTTGGTAGGTTGGTCGAGGATGATGCAATTGGGATTCTGGAGCATCATGCGACTGATCATGCAACGTACTTTTTCACCTCCGCTGAGTACATTGGTTTTCTTGGCGATATCGTCTCCGCTGAACAGCATTTTCCCCAGGAAGCCACGCAGGAAGGGTTCATCCGCGTCTGTAACATGGGCCGGAACGAACTGGCGCAGCCAGTCCATCATGGGCAGTCCTTCTTTAAAGAACTCGTTGTTTTCGAGCGGAAGATAAGCGGAAGTAACGGTGGTTCCCCATTCGAATTTTCCCTTATCGGCCTGTGCGTTTCCGGTAATGATCTCGAAGAAACTGGTCACGGCAAGCGGGTCCTTGCTATAGAAAGCGATCTTGTTGCCTTTGCTGACATCAAAGGTTACCTTATCAAATAATTTCCTTCCATCAACGGATTTGCCGAGGTTCTCCACATTGAGAATCTGGTTCCCCACTTCACGCAAGGGTTGGAAGATGATTCCGGGATATCTTCTTGTGCTGGGCTCAATCTCTTCGATGGTGAGTTTCTCCAGCGCTTTTTTCCGGCTGGTGGCCTGCTTACTTTTAGAGGCGTTGGCGCTGAAGCGCGCGATGAAGTCGAGGAGTGCCTGGCGTTTCTCTTCGTTCTTTTTGTTCCTGTCGTTGATCTGGCGGGCCATCAACTGGCTGCTTTCATACCAGAACGTGTAGTTTCCGGTAAATACTTTGATCTTGCTGCGGTCCACATCGGCCACATGGGTACATACCACATCGAGAAAGTGACGGTCATGGCTCACCACCAGTACGATGTTCTCGTAATCGGCGAGGAAGTTTTCGAGCCAACTGATGGTTTCGATGTCCAGGCCGTTGGTCGGTTCGTCCAGCAGCAGGATATCGGGATTACCGAAAATGGCTTGTGCCAGCAGCA encodes the following:
- a CDS encoding ABC-F family ATP-binding cassette domain-containing protein, giving the protein MISVKNVTLAYGKRVLFDEVNINFTKGNCYGVIGANGAGKSTFLKILSGEIEPNKGTVEISKGERLAVLKQNHFEFDDQTVINTVLMGHKKMWDVMHEKDSIYANPDATEDDYLKAGELEAEFGEMGGYTAESDAASLLSNLGVKEVYQQSLLRDIPGNLKVRVLLAQAIFGNPDILLLDEPTNGLDIETISWLENFLADYENIVLVVSHDRHFLDVVCTHVADVDRSKIKVFTGNYTFWYESSQLMARQINDRNKKNEEKRQALLDFIARFSANASKSKQATSRKKALEKLTIEEIEPSTRRYPGIIFQPLREVGNQILNVENLGKSVDGRKLFDKVTFDVSKGNKIAFYSKDPLAVTSFFEIITGNAQADKGKFEWGTTVTSAYLPLENNEFFKEGLPMMDWLRQFVPAHVTDADEPFLRGFLGKMLFSGDDIAKKTNVLSGGEKVRCMISRMMLQNPNCIILDQPTNHLDLESIQSFNEQCIEFKGIVLLTSHDHTFMETTANRIIELTPNGIIDRLMTFDEYLQDERVQTLRAEMYGEALV